Proteins from a genomic interval of Diaphorobacter sp. HDW4A:
- the pyk gene encoding pyruvate kinase — translation MVNHIRRATKIVATLGPASSDPALLEKMIASGLNVVRLNFSHGKAQDHIDRAEMVRAAAQRAGREVAIMADLQGPKIRVGKFAEGKIMLVDGAPFVLDASRTELGDINGVGLDYKELPRDVRPGDMLLLNDGLIVLEVTAVRGDAVHTVVKIGGELSNNKGINKQGGGLTAPALTAKDMEDIKTAMSFQADYVAVSFPKNATDMEMARQLCYVAAAGTGHRPGLVAKIERAEAVPLLEEILRASDGIMVARGDLAVEVGNAAVPALQKKMIKMARDMDKFVITATQMMESMITNPVPTRAEVSDVANAVLDGTDAVMLSAETAAGRYPLETVREMATICAAAEAAEDPDRDDDFHGQTLGRIDQSIAMGALFTAHHLGAKAIVAMTDSGSTALWMSRHRIHIPIYALTPKVATQRKMAMYRNVRPLLMDTSADRDTALEQAENHLKMRNIVQQGDLYVITCGEPMGAPGGTNMLKICRAQ, via the coding sequence AAGGCGCAGGACCACATCGACCGAGCGGAGATGGTGCGAGCTGCCGCGCAGCGCGCCGGTCGCGAGGTGGCCATCATGGCTGACCTGCAGGGTCCGAAGATCCGCGTCGGCAAGTTCGCCGAAGGCAAGATCATGCTGGTGGATGGTGCGCCGTTCGTGCTGGATGCTTCGCGCACCGAGCTGGGTGACATCAATGGCGTGGGCCTCGACTACAAGGAACTGCCGCGCGATGTGCGTCCCGGCGACATGCTGTTGCTCAATGATGGCCTGATCGTGCTTGAGGTGACGGCGGTGCGCGGTGACGCGGTGCACACGGTGGTGAAGATCGGCGGTGAGCTCTCGAACAACAAGGGCATCAACAAGCAAGGCGGTGGCCTCACGGCCCCCGCGCTGACCGCCAAGGACATGGAAGACATCAAGACCGCGATGAGCTTCCAGGCCGACTACGTGGCCGTGAGCTTTCCGAAGAACGCGACCGACATGGAGATGGCGCGCCAGCTCTGTTACGTGGCGGCTGCGGGCACCGGCCATCGCCCGGGCCTGGTTGCCAAGATCGAGCGCGCCGAGGCGGTGCCGCTGCTTGAGGAAATCCTGCGCGCCTCCGACGGCATCATGGTCGCCCGTGGTGATCTGGCGGTCGAGGTGGGCAATGCCGCCGTGCCTGCGCTGCAGAAGAAGATGATCAAGATGGCCCGCGACATGGACAAGTTCGTGATCACCGCGACCCAGATGATGGAGAGCATGATCACCAACCCTGTGCCGACCCGCGCCGAGGTGAGCGACGTGGCCAACGCCGTACTCGATGGCACCGACGCCGTGATGCTGAGCGCCGAGACCGCCGCCGGTCGCTACCCGCTGGAGACCGTGCGTGAGATGGCGACGATCTGCGCGGCGGCCGAGGCGGCCGAAGATCCGGACCGCGATGACGATTTCCACGGCCAGACGCTGGGTCGCATCGACCAGTCGATCGCCATGGGTGCGTTGTTCACCGCCCACCATCTGGGTGCCAAGGCCATCGTGGCGATGACGGATTCGGGCTCGACCGCACTGTGGATGAGCCGCCACCGCATCCACATCCCGATCTACGCGCTCACTCCCAAGGTGGCGACGCAGCGCAAAATGGCGATGTACCGCAACGTGCGACCACTGCTCATGGATACCAGCGCCGACCGCGACACCGCGCTCGAGCAAGCGGAAAACCACCTCAAGATGCGCAACATCGTCCAGCAGGGTGATCTTTATGTGATCACCTGCGGCGAGCCTATGGGTGCGCCGGGTGGGACGAATATGCTGAAGATCTGCCGCGCGCAGTAA